One stretch of Bremerella cremea DNA includes these proteins:
- a CDS encoding cadherin repeat domain-containing protein: MSQRERFLAILVGVLVLGVGGFYFMNQYFDAVKHRDRQIDTLAKRLRNEQVKETKAKKALSRLDTYQKHALPESIRASQAFYQDRLRETLEANGFSNVSVKPNSFRRAGNHGQHIFNLTGKATLEELVQFTYEFYSFNVLHKFSKLTVLPSKTSDKLDISMDVAVLSVDGANEVPNPESVRLNQLTHGNVKDYLDKIASRNLFSPANKPPLFTSNTSADAELGNSFQYRVSASDPDKDDKVSFYLGENPPAGLELSESGSLKWTPSELGEFKVTIEARDSRTPAKSTTQELVINVKDPPPPEEPSVSPPSFDEAKYTFLTGTVTVGGQPRAWLNNRPKNRQLRLAPGETFTIGTLKGKVVDVRDREVVIEIEGDLRLLSIGQPLADALPMGPS, translated from the coding sequence ATGAGCCAACGCGAACGATTTCTAGCCATCTTGGTTGGCGTCCTAGTGTTGGGCGTGGGTGGCTTCTACTTCATGAACCAATATTTCGACGCGGTCAAGCATCGCGATCGTCAAATCGATACTTTGGCGAAACGTCTGCGAAACGAGCAAGTCAAAGAAACCAAAGCCAAAAAAGCTTTGAGCCGTCTCGATACGTACCAAAAGCACGCCCTGCCTGAAAGCATACGCGCCAGCCAAGCTTTTTACCAAGACCGCCTACGCGAAACCTTGGAAGCCAATGGTTTTAGCAACGTTAGTGTCAAACCGAACAGCTTTCGCCGGGCAGGCAATCATGGCCAACATATCTTTAATCTGACCGGCAAAGCGACACTGGAAGAATTAGTGCAATTCACGTACGAATTTTATTCGTTCAACGTCCTGCACAAGTTCTCGAAGCTTACCGTCCTTCCTTCCAAGACGAGCGACAAACTCGACATTTCCATGGATGTGGCCGTCCTTAGTGTGGATGGAGCGAACGAAGTTCCTAACCCGGAATCGGTTCGCTTAAATCAATTGACGCACGGCAACGTAAAGGATTACCTGGACAAAATCGCCAGCCGCAATCTTTTCTCGCCTGCGAATAAGCCACCATTGTTTACCTCAAATACGTCTGCCGATGCCGAACTAGGCAATTCCTTCCAGTACCGCGTGAGTGCCAGCGACCCAGACAAAGACGACAAAGTGAGCTTCTATCTTGGCGAGAACCCTCCGGCTGGTCTCGAACTAAGCGAAAGCGGATCGCTTAAATGGACGCCGTCGGAATTGGGCGAGTTCAAGGTGACAATCGAAGCCCGCGACAGCCGAACCCCTGCCAAATCGACGACTCAGGAACTTGTCATTAATGTGAAGGATCCTCCGCCACCGGAAGAACCAAGCGTCAGTCCCCCTTCATTTGACGAAGCCAAATATACGTTCCTGACCGGCACCGTTACGGTGGGAGGCCAGCCGCGTGCTTGGCTTAACAACCGCCCGAAGAACCGCCAATTGCGGCTCGCCCCTGGCGAAACGTTTACGATCGGTACCCTCAAAGGGAAGGTGGTTGATGTTCGCGATCGTGAAGTGGTGATCGAAATCGAAGGAGATCTGCGCTTGCTATCAATCGGGCAACCCTTGGCCGACGCCCTTCCCATGGGGCCCTCTTAA